The Flavobacteriales bacterium genome contains the following window.
AGCAGGAATTCGAGCACGGCAAGGTGAGCGTGTCCGTTACCATGGACAAGAGCGCACATATGCTGGTGTTGAACATCAGGACGGCGGGCACCTTGGAGCTATCGTGCGATCATTGCAATGGTCTGTTGGATTTCCCCGTGGAAGGGAGCCAACGCCAGATCTTCCAATTGAACAGCGTGGAGGAGTTCGACGATGAGGAGATGACCGCGCTCGATGCCTCGGTGCACACGATCGACCTGGGGCCGTACATCCACGAGTGCATCAACCTCGCGCTGCCCATCCGTCGCGTGCACGCTGCTGGCGAATGCGACCCCGAAGTGGACAGTGCACTGGCCAACTACGGCCCTGGCCACGAAGAAGCCCATGATCCCGACCCGCGTTGGGACGCACTACGCAAACTGAAACAGGACAAGCGCGCTTGAGCGCACATCATTCACCGTCATGCCAAATCCGAAACGACGCCACTCCAGCACCCGCCGCGACAAGCGCCGCACGCACCAGAACGCTGCCGTGCCCACGCTGAGCACCGATAGCACAACGGGCACGTTGCACCTGCGCCATCGCGCACATTGGGAGGACGACAAGCTCTACTACAAGGGCAAACTGGTGGCCGATAAGAGCGGCAACGCCTAAGTCGATCGTCCTAACGTGACGCATCTAACTTGTCCGCCCATCGCATGCGGATAGGCTTGGACATCATGGGCAGCGATCACGGCCCGGCCGTGGTCGTGAATGCTGCTGTTATGGCGCAGCGTGAACTGCCCACGGATGTGCGCTTGGTGCTCATCGGTAGCGCGCAAGCCATAGCCCAGGAGCTATCGAAGCTCGGAGCCGATGGCTCAGCGTTCGACATCGTTCCCAGCGAGAACGACATCACCATGCACGACAG
Protein-coding sequences here:
- a CDS encoding DUF177 domain-containing protein, coding for MKAQSEHIIDFAGLKDGQHAWSWEVGDAFFKDQSEQEFEHGKVSVSVTMDKSAHMLVLNIRTAGTLELSCDHCNGLLDFPVEGSQRQIFQLNSVEEFDDEEMTALDASVHTIDLGPYIHECINLALPIRRVHAAGECDPEVDSALANYGPGHEEAHDPDPRWDALRKLKQDKRA
- the rpmF gene encoding 50S ribosomal protein L32; this translates as MPNPKRRHSSTRRDKRRTHQNAAVPTLSTDSTTGTLHLRHRAHWEDDKLYYKGKLVADKSGNA